AAATTGACAAAACACAGAGAAAGCGTTGTCCTTACTGTCGTTTTCAAAAATGTCTAAGTGTTGGAATGAAGCTAGAAGGTAAGATTCTTCTAAAGACTACTGCCTATTAAAACTCTCCAACGACATGGACTTTAAAACAACATTGTACTTATAGCATGGTAACATTATTTTCCTAGCATTTTAACACTACTGACAATACTGTAAGATCTTTCTCTGTTTCGTCTGCAGAATAGTCTGAGTCTCATTTAATCATGGTGACATCTActaggaagaaaatttaaaatattagttgtCTTCCCCCCCCATCccctttttttttagtttgggaACAGATTCATTtgacacaaaaaaggaaaaaagatcagGTTATGAAAATAAGACTAAAACAATCCAACtgaaaacaagaataatttgtaaaactattaaaagtaaaatatcctTTAAGTTTTTAAATCAAGATACCCTAGGAAAAGTTTGATTTCAATCCTTTTTAAAATAGGTGTGCTTGTCATAAGTGTTAACTACTAATTTCATGATTCTTAAGCAAGAGTTAAAGCCTTTAATGGTGAAAAGGAGTTTCTCATGTAGGATATTTTTGGTAGtgtagaaatgtatttttttaaaagataatgactgaggctgcaaaataaaaaattgagaatcaggaaacatgaaaaataatgaactaTTAAATCATTAGCAAAGATTTGACAAGAACAAGAAAGTGGCTCCTCAAAAACCACACTTGAACTTTGTTGAAAGGGCAGACCCTATACTACAATGTACAGATTGGCAGCCAGTAAAGTTAATATGTGACTGCTGTAAATAATTTGTAGTTCATGTACTACTATGGTATGTTGCTGCTTTCTAGCCTCTGACCTACTGGCTTTTCATGGATTAAATATACTGCAAATAAAGCAATAACAAGGGATACATATCACCGATGGTGCTAGATACAAGAGTGCATTTTATTTGATCAATGAGGCACAGGCTATTTTTATTTGGAACTTTTCTGTTATATGGAACTCATACTTGatagaaatactaaaaaaaaaaaaaaatcatataaatctGCTGAATAGCTAACACACTTCTTCCGAATAGAGGTAGCCACTTTGGTTATTATGAGGACTGTTAATGTCAGTATCATTTTTAAGAGATCATGAAAGGAAATAATTGATgcttattaattttcttattatcaATCACTATTATTTCCCAAATAGCAAAATATTGTGGTAGATGCTTACTACAGTAAGAGACTCAGAAGATAAGTAAATGTTGTGATTTTGCATGTCATTTAATTccttttcaacaaaaataataaggCTGCATTTCTTTACCTTAAATaattaaactttctttcttttttttaaattaagctttCATAATTGTAAATCACTTGTGGTACATGCTCATGCTTCCTTAGGAGTGATATGAAACAActgaatattcaataaattatcaTCCAGATGAAAAACTCTTTATAATCTTGTGCAATATTCTGTATACCTAGAATTcacaataaatttttaatgtgATACTAGTCCTAAGATAAAAAGCTGAAAAACTTAACCTCCAGCAAGTTCAATATGTCACAAGCTATCAAAGGTCTCTAGTTTCTGTCTAATTGCCATTGGCCACTATGGACTTAGAGGGAACTGCTAACTAACTTATTAGTCATGGCCGCAGACTCCACACACCACTGTGGCCAAAGACTGTCTTGACAGCTTCTGAAATGAGTTTGTTTTAATTATGTCCAATTCTACTTAAATTAAAAGCAGTAACTGGTCGTCATCTGATGTGGGCTCATCAAGTCCAGGTGAAAATGATTTTCCAAGAAGAACATGTCCCCAACCCTTTTGTAATTGCAACAAGGTAGCCAAAATGGCTTTCAGGGAGGAAGGTATCTTGTGGGAAGGTATTCACAATTTAATCCAAAAATGGGTAACTCAATTCCACACCCCCGCAAAAGAAAACCCCAAAGCAGTTTGGGTTTCCATAAGGAACTGGCATAATAAAAGCATATACTCTTAGTAGAACAACTGATACTCTTTCTTAGCAATGtgaaatatttattgtctttttcttttcttttcttctttttttttttttttttttttttttttttttttttttgagacaggaatttcactcttattgcccaggctggagtgcattggtgtgatcttggctcactgcaacctccacctcctgggttcaagcgattctcctgtctcagcctcctgaataggtgggattacaggcacccaccaccacgcctggctaatattttgcatttttagtagagactgggtttcatcaagttggccagggtggtcttgaactcctgacctcaggtgatccacccgtcttggcctcccaaggtgcagggattacaggtgtaagccactgcaccaggcctatgTGAAATATTTCTATGTCTAACAAAAATTATGAACTCTTCTCAGTCCACAAAAGGGTTAATATGTCCCTACgtagtcaaaatatttttttgatgACAACACACACTTGGAGGAAGGAATTCATAAATAAAGACGACATGGTTTTTTGGGAAATCTTTGTGGGCTATTGTAACGAAAACAACCACACACATACCACTTCTTGTcgatttacatttctaaatatcTGAAGAATGCTAATAATTTGCACCTTATTTatacctttccttccttccccccaccccacccccaacagctGTAAGGGCCGACCGAATGCGTGGAGGAAGGAATAAGTTTGGGCCAATGTACAAGAGAGACAGGGCCCTGAAGCAACAGAAGAAAGCCCTCATCCGAGCCAATGGACTTAAGCTGGAAGCCATGTCTCAGGTGATCCAAGCTATGCCCTCTGACCTGACCATTTCCTCTGCAATTCAAAACATCCATTCTGCCTCCAAAGGCCTACCTCTGAACCATGCTGCCTTGCCTCCTACAGACTACGACAGAAGTCCCTTTGTAACATCCCCCATTAGCATGACAATGCCCCCTCACGGCAGCCTGCAAGGTTACCAAACATATGGCCACTTTCCTAGCCGGGCCATCAAGTCTGAGTACCCAGACCCCTATACCAGCTCACCCGAGTCCATAATGGGCTATTCGTATATGGATAGTTACCAGACCAGCTCTCCAGCAAGCATTCCACATCTGATACTGGAACTTTTGAAGTGTGAGCCAGATGAGCCTCAAGTCCAGGCTAAAATCATGGCTTATTTGCAGCAAGAGCAGGCTAACCGAAGCAAGCACGAAAAGCTGAGCACCTTTGGGCTTATGTGCAAAATGGCAGATCAAACTCTCTTCTCCATTGTCGAGTGGGCCAGAAGTAGTATCTTCTTCAGAGAACTTAAGGTATGCCACCAGCTGTTACAACGTACAGTACCCCTTTTAAGAGAGACCTAACTATGTTCCTAATTAATACATTCTTGGTGCTGAAAATACGTTTTCCTTAATTTTCTACTTTGTATGATTTACAGAGTAGACGTAATTTTATTACCTTGACTTCAGGACTATGGCAGCTTAACTTTATGGGGCTTTGATTCTGTGTAGCTCTTAATTTAGGGGGGTGGCATTTAACATAAAGTACAGGAAACTCGGGCTTTTTTTCCTAAATAGTAGAATATCTGTATTCCTTTTAATTCAGATGGTTTGTGGCTTAAAACATTTCAAGTCAATGTGTCAATGTGAAATAGCACCTAGTAAAcgattttccttaaaaattaccAAGTAAAGAGCTATGTTATAATGGTGTCATCTTGAAGGtttctttcaaaggaaaaaatgccAACATTTAGTAGTATTTAGACTCTAAGGAATGAAAATGATACCACTGGTTAGTAGTATCAAGTAGGTATTTACTACTGTTTACCTTGACATTAGGTTGGTAAAGCCTTTGTTTTCGGAGCAGATTCCAATAGGATGTTTACTGTCATTGGATGGGGAATGGGCAAATGGTGAGTGCTAGTTTACTTGGCTTGggttgtagttctcataatctaTGTCTTGTTGATTTTAGTGGACTGGTACATTGTAAACATAGTACTTGTTTGTATAGGGATCTATGTTtaaattcataattattttatttcctgaaaCTTAAGTCTGAATTAATGTGGGAaagttatttagaagtttggAATCTAAGAGTGGCTACCAAAACACATTTGGTAGTCAGTGGTTTCATTCCTATTTTAAAAGTGAGTCTTGGATTTGATTTCCAAGTATATTTTGtcacaaaataaatttcttctttttgctgtCACAGGGAGAGATGTGGCTGCTAAATATCTGTAGCTTGTGATTACCTAGGACAGGAGATTGATTGTAAAATTTCTGAGAGAAGGAAAATGCAAACCCGACTTTTAATTTTAAGAGTTACTGTTAAATATCGTCTGTGTAAGTAGATGGTCTGGGGAATGTGGAAgccatgcaaatggaaaataatgcTTTCATAGCAGTCTACATTAAGCACTGCTCTTTGTACATGGAAGCAAAAAAGTTACCTGAACAGACCTAAATAAGTTGATAAAATTCCATCAGCACGCTGTTAAGACTGTGGACACATCCAGCTCTTTATTCCCATGTCCTTTATTgctacacttaaaaatggctgaAGGATACCTCAGGCTGCAAAGGGCAAGCAGAACGCACTGTGTTAGCACAATTAGGCCAGATCTTTTCCGAGTATGTGTTAGTGTCTGTAACCACTTTATGATAATCAGaacatttttcatgaaaaaacAAACCACGCCAACACTTTCCTGATATTCTTACATTCAAAACTGTGTCCTTCTTAGAACAGGTaaagtatttgaaaatgaaaatttaaatgataattttAGATACCGTTGAAAGGTTAGGTAATGTAAAAACGAGGAAAACACAGACTTTTTACAATCGAATGAACTTGATCTGAACTCTATCTTAACCCCTTAATAATGATGTCTTCATAGGCAGGTTGTTAgactctctgagccttggtttttcTCATGTGTAACTTGCATATGTGGTGTTTGTGGAGGAGTATTGGGAGCATAGATGTAACAGTGCTTATATTGAGGAggttttcaaaggaaaatgagaataTGTAGATTAAGTACCCAGTACGGGAGTATGGCATATACTACATACTCAATAAGTGGTGTTGTTTTAAATTGATATTATCATTGCTGTTTTATGAAAAATGTGCAGAAtctacataatttttatattcaggATCAAAAACATGCAATTGTAGTCTCTTAGTTTAACATTGGCAAAAACTATTACATGTGTTATAGAGTAGTATGATTgtattataattaagtttttaATCAGTACTAATTAAGGACctgaaattggccaagtggtaAGTTGGGTATAAGGTAAATATAACATTGAATAAAGCAACATGTTTCCTCTCAGAGTTATAATAAGACAGtttcataaataattattttaaaaaataaagacagctgcagagaaaaaaataatattttacaaatcaacaaggaaagaaataatgcATATTACTTTAtgtaaaaaggaaacattatgAAGTAAATATAGCTATCGGCAGGTAAGGCATAAAGAGGGCTGGGAAGATTTGCTTTTTCCACTATTCCTCTCTTTTCCCTCCTGCAGATAAATTTTACAGTGAGCTTTTTTATATAGCATGAGGTTAAATATTTggctaaaatataaatatctttgaGAATGGGGCATATAAAAGCATTTTCAATCAATTATGGTGTTGTTTAATGCATTTATCAGTCTTTCATaaattatgaaaaaggaaaaaggaaaaaagtacaaACATGAGGGTCATCTACAAGGGGTGGGAGATGCTCCCAGAAGAGAAAGATAATTTTGACCCACTTCACAGTTTGCCTTCGGCTTACATTAAACAGGAGTGATTCAAGTATTTTTCAGTGAACAAAGAGTAGAATTCAGAAAGACTTAAGGATAGTTTCAGTAGAAAGTTGGGAGGTGACTATTGACATTTGGaagaattccttttcttttcatttataaatttactTTGTCAGAAAGCAAACCAACTCATTTGAAGCCAACCTTGAGACATCTGTAGGGCTGTGGCTTTCAAATTTTTTAACCGTGACCCGCAGTAGGAAATGTATTTTACGGTGGGTGGGACATAGCATACCAAACACATCACACGggcgcacacacacagagatgcacaaacacccagacacatacacacaactaaACCAAAGTTTCACCAGATAGTACATAACCTACAAGTGATGCACTCTGATGTTTTCTATGTATTCTAATTtagtctaatttattttttgttttttacaaaattCTGGTCACGACTCACTAAATTGATTTCATGGCCCATTAATGAGGCATGACCTGCAGGAAACCTTGCTGCTGTAGAGGAGGTTTTATCGGCCATCCATTGGCATTGCCTACCTGCTACGATTAAGGATAATAACTCTGAAAAAAAGGTCTCTTCCTCCTGGCATGGCCTATAAGACATCCTTGAAACCCACAGTCTGAGTCCCCACCCTATCTTTCTGTAAAggttgtaatttaaaaataccatttaggaagataaatgctcttttttttttcaatttgattttaattatttttgtagagacaggggtctcactatgttgcccaggctagtcttaaactcctgggctcaagcaatcctcctgccttggctttccaaagtgctgggattacagacaggagccatTGTGCCTGTCTTATTCATTAAATATCTGTCCTTTTCTTGGTAACTTCACAGCAAATTACCTATCAAGTGATATACTTATTGGACAGTTTTTTTATACCTCTAAAACCCAAAGATGAAAAGTCACATATTTGCTCCTAATTAGGCAATTTTGAAATGACCTCTTGCTCACTCTCTCAGGACAAATTACACTCTCTACCatgtaggaaaaaaagagaataccgATTTCATTTGTTTGCTAGTTAAGGGAACAGTAGGGCCAGGAAATTTggtgggttgttttgtttttctatacaTCTACAAGGTGTAAAAAAAGATATTCTGGTTTTCATTCAAAATATtggaatgaaaaagaggaaattacAACTCGCCAACTCTCATAGAAACCATGGAATTTCAGAGCTGGAAGATGAAAGCGAAAAGGGTAGAGGACACATATAAGTGAGCTGCTCTGTTTTTTTAACACACTTATAAAGGACAATTCTGGTCTTCATCCAAAATAATGGCTTGAGAAAGATGAAATTAATACTCTGAAACTTGTAGCTTTTGCAACAGCAGATGTGCATCAAAAGATACTTATTGCCTAGAAATCACAAGGTTTTTCAGAACTAGAAGAGATGTTTGAGATCATTTGACCCCACTTctttttacatatgaagaaactgaggcagaagggaATATAATCTGCCTAGGAT
This DNA window, taken from Macaca mulatta isolate MMU2019108-1 chromosome 1, T2T-MMU8v2.0, whole genome shotgun sequence, encodes the following:
- the NR5A2 gene encoding nuclear receptor subfamily 5 group A member 2 isoform X5, with amino-acid sequence MVNYSYDEDLEELCPVCGDKVSGYHYGLLTCESCKGFFKRTVQNNKRYTCIENQNCQIDKTQRKRCPYCRFQKCLSVGMKLEAVRADRMRGGRNKFGPMYKRDRALKQQKKALIRANGLKLEAMSQVIQAMPSDLTISSAIQNIHSASKGLPLNHAALPPTDYDRSPFVTSPISMTMPPHGSLQGYQTYGHFPSRAIKSEYPDPYTSSPESIMGYSYMDSYQTSSPASIPHLILELLKCEPDEPQVQAKIMAYLQQEQANRSKHEKLSTFGLMCKMADQTLFSIVEWARSSIFFRELKVDDQMKLLQNCWSELLILDHIYRQVVHGKEGSIFLVTGQQVDYSIIASQAGATLNNLMSHAQELVVKLRSLQFDQREFVCLKFLVLFSLDVKNLENFQLVEGVQEQVNAALLDYTMCNYPQQTEKFGQLLLRLPEIRAISMQAEEYLYYKHLNGDVPYNNLLIEMLHAKRA